The following coding sequences lie in one Arachis stenosperma cultivar V10309 chromosome 5, arast.V10309.gnm1.PFL2, whole genome shotgun sequence genomic window:
- the LOC130982893 gene encoding uncharacterized protein LOC130982893, whose product MFDSLPTKEEEQEVENDVPKKLNALSCEECKSKPSKYKCPGCSFHSCSLPCVKLHKARTGCNGKRNITHFVPLSHFDDNILLSDYNMLEEVKRVVESAHRMRTQLGLHKKFKLPHHLRSLQSAAWSRRTKLLFLPSGMSRRQNNQSQYDKRKKYIYWTIEWRFHSTNIILHDHEVNENASFCSILEKHLKPGPWNHQLRQFCEQQLDSLKLFIRPKGPKSPLKELDMKAPIGQQFADIIILEYPIVYVFSPYQVSNFEVNKNVNHNNESNQSQEDVPFREEVVEYQNNNTAYEKASNESSDKPILEEETLTKHSHPENKEAKLSKDIAFDSDQDLMDFYDALMAQMNPDDLLGLDKFAKNTANYTDLIGSCGLFPELEEGELA is encoded by the exons ATGTTTGATTCTTTGCCAACgaaggaagaagaacaagaagttGAAAACGATGTACCAAAAAAACTAAATGCATTGTCATGTGAAGAATGCAAATCTAAGCCATCAAAATACAAGTGCCCTGGATGCTCCTTTCACTCATGCAGTCTTCCTTGTGTTAAACTTCACAAAGCTCGCACTGGTTGTAATGGCAAGAGGAACATCACTCACTTTGTTCCTCTTTCTCACTTTGATGACAATATCCTATTATCTG ATTATAATATGCTGGAGGAGGTGAAGAGGGTGGTTGAATCTGCTCATAGAATGAGAACTCAATTGGGTTTGCATAAAAAGTTTAAGTTGCCTCATCACCTTAGAAGCCTACAAAGTGCTGCTTGGAGCAGAAGAACGAAACTTCTTTTTCTCCCCAGTGGAATGTCAAGAAGACAGAATAACCAATCTCAATATGACAAAAG GAAGAAGTATATATATTGGACAATTGAATGGCGTTTTCACTCAACCAATATTATTCTACATGATCACGA AGTCAATGAAAATGCAAGCTTCTGCTCCATTTTAGAGAAACACCTCAAACCTGGTCCATGGAACCATCAGCTAAGGCAATTTTGTGAGCAACAGCTGGATTCTCTCAAGCTTTTTATCCGGCCAAAG GGTCCTAAGTCACCCTTGAAGGAGTTGGATATGAAAGCACCAATTGGACAACAGTTTGCAGATATAATTATTTTGGAATATCCTATTGTTTATGTTTTCTCACCATATCAAGTATCCAATTTTGAAGTTAATAAGAATGTCAATCACAACAATGAAAGTAATCAAAGTCAAGAAGATGTGCCTTTTAGGGAGGAGGTGGTAGAATATCAGAACAACAACACTGCATATGAAAAAGCATCAAATGAATCATCAGATAAGCCTATACTTGAAGAAGAAACTTTGACTAAACATTCACATCCGGAAAACAAGGAAGCAAAACTCTCTAAAGACATAGCATTTGACAGTGATCAAGACTTGATGGATTTCTATGATGCTCTTATGGCTCAAATGAATCCTGATGACCTGCTTGGTTTGGATAAATTTGCCAAGAATACTGCAAATTATACAGATTTAATTGGTAGCTGTGGACTATTTCCTGAATTAGAGGAAGGTGAACTTGCATAA